CTACCCTTACCCTACCAGCAATGCCGGTAACAGAGCAAACACGGAAAGTGAATATAACGAGCTTATAAAAACCTATAAACCGGAAACTGCAGACGTTCTTAATGATCTTCTTAACAATGATGATCCGAAAAATCCCAGGACCTCTATTTCAGTAGAAAACAAATCTCCATGCAATATGGTTCTTACGGTAAGCGGGAATAATTTCTTCAAGAAAATCCCTATCGGTTCTGGAAAAGTAGGATACACAATGGTTCCTAAAAATCAAAATTACAGGTTATCCGGACTTATTTGTAACTCGACCTATCAGTCTACAAAGTTTATCACCACCTCATATTCTATAAAGCTTTCAAACTAATATATAACCCGCAGAACTCTGTGGGTTTTTATTTTTAATGAATAAATCTAATATAGTATCTTATTAGGAAAGTTAACGAGCAAGCAGAAACCGACAGAACAATACCGTTTTTGAGCTATCTAAATAAAAGCCATATAAGATATAAAAAGAGATCCAGAGCCTGAAAACGCTTAATAAAACGATCAGCATCAACAAAGAGTTATGAACGTAAACTTATATTTAAACACTATTTAGATCATAAGAAACTATACAAAAATTCCTACCAAAGCTTAAACAACGTAAAATCAAAATATTATTCTGAAAATCATACACATAACAAATATTTCCATATATTTAGAAATATAATTGCGGATTCCGAAAAGCACATAGAGTAGGAAAAAACTAAAACTAAAAACCATGAAAAATTTAAAAAAAGTCTCAAGAAGTGAGCTAAGAACAATTAAAGGAGGATACAGAAGCTGTATAGACGGCTGTAATTTAGAAATTGGAGAAATGTGCTGCAGCGGTGTATGCAGAATCGGAGTAGTTGTCCCAACAACAGATCCTGATTTCCCAGAATTTACGGTGTGCCCTAAGAAACCTTAGTATAAATAATAAAAAAACGCTGGACCGAAATCCAGCGTTTTTTCTATATTAAAGAAAATCTTTAATTATTCTGCATCGAAGTCAGCATCTTTATCAGCAGATACTACTTCTCCTTCTTCTTTAGATTTTTCTTTATCAGCTTTTCTTTGAGACTGACCTTCTTTGATAGATTCTGAAACAATGCTCAAGATCATATCGATAGATTTAGAAGCATCATCGTTTCCTGGGATAACGAAGTCAACTTTTCTAGGGTCAGAGTTTGTATCAACAATACCGAAAACTGGAATACCTAATTTCTTAGCTTCAGTTACAGCGATGTGTTCTCTCAAGATATCTACAACGAAGATTGCAGAAGGAAGACGAACCATGTCAGAGATAGAACCTAAGTTCTTTTCTAAGTTAGCTCTTTGTCTGTCAACTTGTAATCTTTCTTTTTTAGATAAAGTTTCGAACGTACCGTCTTTTTTCATTTTGTCGATAGCATTCATCTTCTTTACAGCCTTTCTGATAGTAACGAAATTCGTTAACATACCTCCTGGCCATCTTTCTGTAATATAAGGCATATTAAGTTCAGAAGCGTGTTTTGCAACAACTTCTTTCGCTTGCTTCTTAGTAGCTACGAAAAGAACTTTTTTACCTGCAGAAGTTAATTTTTCTAAAGCGCTGCAAGCTTCATCTAATTTAACTGCTGTTTTATGTAAGTCTACAATGTGAATACCGTTTTTCTCCATAAAAATGTATGGAGCCATATTTGGGTTCCACTTTCTAGTCATGT
The window above is part of the Chryseobacterium sp. MA9 genome. Proteins encoded here:
- a CDS encoding DUF6759 domain-containing protein — protein: MKKLIVLTGISLILASCNVNYGSYPGRTSYPYPTSNAGNRANTESEYNELIKTYKPETADVLNDLLNNDDPKNPRTSISVENKSPCNMVLTVSGNNFFKKIPIGSGKVGYTMVPKNQNYRLSGLICNSTYQSTKFITTSYSIKLSN
- the rpsB gene encoding 30S ribosomal protein S2, which gives rise to MAKANVKDLLEAGVHFGHMTRKWNPNMAPYIFMEKNGIHIVDLHKTAVKLDEACSALEKLTSAGKKVLFVATKKQAKEVVAKHASELNMPYITERWPGGMLTNFVTIRKAVKKMNAIDKMKKDGTFETLSKKERLQVDRQRANLEKNLGSISDMVRLPSAIFVVDILREHIAVTEAKKLGIPVFGIVDTNSDPRKVDFVIPGNDDASKSIDMILSIVSESIKEGQSQRKADKEKSKEEGEVVSADKDADFDAE